The window ATCAGAGCATTATTTTCCGTTTACGTCCTGATGCCAAATCTCGGATTAATGCGATCTATATGACGGCATATTTCACTGGAGGCGCGTGTGGCTCAGCCTTAGGGATTTTTTCGTGGAATCACGGCGGATGGAGCATGACCTGTTTAGTGGGGATCTGTTTAGTGTTTGCGTGTATGTTGTTTAGCTTTTTGGATAATCGTATTTCCGCTCAAAGTATTCAAGCATAAAGTCATAAGCCAAGAAGAATCAATACTCTTCTTGGCTTAATGTTTTATAAGATGAGATTTTTGGGTTTTATCGGCGCAATATCTTCTCGGGCTGCAACAAACTCAGGTCGAGGTTGGAGCCCCCCAAGAGGTTGTTGCAGTTGATTGTCGATACTATTGTAAACAAAGAAAATATTACTTCGAGAAAACGGTGTAATATTGCTGTTTGAACCATGCATCAAATTACAATCAAAAAATACAACACTACCCGCATGTCCAGTACAAGAATGAATACCGCCCATATCCGCTAAATAACGCAGTAGACTTCCGTCAGGAACACCGTATTCTTGCTTTTTCAGTGACTTTTTATAGTGCTCATCCGGCGTCTCACCTTGGCAAGAAATATAATGTTGATGTGATCCCGGAATCACCAGCAAAGGCCCATTATGCTCATTATTGTCAGTCAATAAAATCGAACAACTGAGCGCACGCATTCTCGGCATACCATCTTCACTATGCCATGTTTCAAAATCAGAATGCCAAAAAAACTCTTTGCCATGTAGTCCTGGTTTATAGTTAATCCGTGATTGATGTATATACACTTCACTGCCCAATAGTGATCGTGCAATATTTAAAACACGTTCATCTGAAACTAGGTTTTTAAACACATCATTGAGTCGGTGGACATTAAAAATAGAACGGACTTCCTGACTTTCACGCTCAATAATTGCCTCTGGTCGTTGCTGCATCGCATATGCATGACGCATTTGATGCAGCTCATCCAGCAAATATTTAACCTCATCTGCACTAAACAGATCATCTATTTGTAAGAAACCATTGGTCGCATAATCCTGCTTTTGTTGTGCTGTTGCACCTTCGACCAGATTCTGCTCATAAACAACAGGATCTGCACGAGAAATAATAGCCGCAGCATCACTTCTTCGTGTCAGATAAGGATTGCTCATTTGCATATTTAAGCCTCCTCCTCCGTCTGCTTCATCATTTGTGCAGGTGTTGCATAGACACCATCCTTATCATGCACCTCATTCCCAACCAATGCAGGGTTAAAGGTACAGACTAAAACTAAATCAGTTTTAGCACGCAGATAATGATTGTCATGCTTATCAAGTGCATATAATGTTCCAGGTGTGATTTTATACACCTCACCTGAAGGGATCAGCTCGACCTCTCCTTCACCTTTGACACAATACACAGCTTCCAAATGGTTTTTATACCAAATATGGGTCTCTGTACCTGCAAAAATGGTCGTTTCATGCATCGAAAAGCCCATACCATCATCTTGCAATAATAAGCGGCGACTTGCCCAAGTTTCTGTTTGCACATCACGCTCAGTATTTAAGATATCTTGTAGTTGACGAACGATCATGAAACAACTCCCTGTACTTTTGCTTTGGATTTGGATTTGGTTTTATGTTGAGATGAAAGAGAAGGTGAATAGACTTGAACCACATGTTTAATCGCTTGTTCAAGCAGATCAATGCCTTGCTCTAAGGTTTGATTTTCAATGGTTAATGGTGGAAGTAATTTCACAACCTCCCCCCGACTGCCAGAGGTTTCAATCACAAGACCGAGCTGAAATGCATGTGTGGTGACTTCATCAGCCCAATCAGGATTTTTAAACGCAAGTCCCTGCATCAGACCACGACCACGATGAGCCAATTCCGCAGTAGGAAATTTTTGCACGATCTCTTGTAAACGGCGACTAACCAAAGCTGATTTTTCTACAAGTTCAGTTTGGAATTTTTGATCAGCCCAAAAATGTTGTATTGCCTTAGTTGCTGTCACAAATGCGAGATTATGTCCTCGGAACGTGCCATTGTGCTGCCCCGGACGCCAAATATCCAATTCTGGCTTAAACAACACCAACGACATCGGCAAACCAAAACCAGATAAAGACTTTGATAAAGTCACGATATCGGGATTAATCTCAGCAGTTTCAAAACTAAAGAAATGCCCCGAACGACCACAACCTGCCTGAATATCGTCGACAATCAATAAAATTTTATGTTGCTTACACAGTGCAGAAAGACGCTTTAACCAATCAATGCTGGCCGTATTTAAGCCACCTTCACCTTGCACACACTCCACAATAATTGCAGCAGGCAAATCCACACCACTGCTTCGATCCGTCAATAATTTATTGAGCATATCAATCGTATCAACATCTGGACCGAAATAACCTGCGTAAGCTGCATGATGGACATTTCCCAAAGCAACGCCGGCTGCTTCACGAAACTTTTGATTACCTGTGAGTGCCAGTGCACCCAAACTCACACCATGAAAACCATTGGTAAACGCAATAACATTATGACGTTTGGTGACATTTCGCGCTAACTTAATTGCAGCTTCCACGGCGTTGGTTCCCGTTGGACCTGTAAATTGCAACTTATAATTCAGACGACGCGGTTTCAAAATATATTGTTCAAAGTTTTCAATAAACGCCTTCTTTGCAGAAGTCGCCATATCCAAACCA is drawn from Acinetobacter suaedae and contains these coding sequences:
- the thpD gene encoding ectoine hydroxylase, translating into MQMSNPYLTRRSDAAAIISRADPVVYEQNLVEGATAQQKQDYATNGFLQIDDLFSADEVKYLLDELHQMRHAYAMQQRPEAIIERESQEVRSIFNVHRLNDVFKNLVSDERVLNIARSLLGSEVYIHQSRINYKPGLHGKEFFWHSDFETWHSEDGMPRMRALSCSILLTDNNEHNGPLLVIPGSHQHYISCQGETPDEHYKKSLKKQEYGVPDGSLLRYLADMGGIHSCTGHAGSVVFFDCNLMHGSNSNITPFSRSNIFFVYNSIDNQLQQPLGGLQPRPEFVAAREDIAPIKPKNLIL
- a CDS encoding ectoine synthase; the encoded protein is MIVRQLQDILNTERDVQTETWASRRLLLQDDGMGFSMHETTIFAGTETHIWYKNHLEAVYCVKGEGEVELIPSGEVYKITPGTLYALDKHDNHYLRAKTDLVLVCTFNPALVGNEVHDKDGVYATPAQMMKQTEEEA
- the ectB gene encoding diaminobutyrate--2-oxoglutarate transaminase is translated as MNIFSRLESEVRGYIHSFPTVFKTAKNAVLVDEMDRAYIDFLAGAGTLNYGHNHPVLKQAAIDYLVQDGIVHGLDMATSAKKAFIENFEQYILKPRRLNYKLQFTGPTGTNAVEAAIKLARNVTKRHNVIAFTNGFHGVSLGALALTGNQKFREAAGVALGNVHHAAYAGYFGPDVDTIDMLNKLLTDRSSGVDLPAAIIVECVQGEGGLNTASIDWLKRLSALCKQHKILLIVDDIQAGCGRSGHFFSFETAEINPDIVTLSKSLSGFGLPMSLVLFKPELDIWRPGQHNGTFRGHNLAFVTATKAIQHFWADQKFQTELVEKSALVSRRLQEIVQKFPTAELAHRGRGLMQGLAFKNPDWADEVTTHAFQLGLVIETSGSRGEVVKLLPPLTIENQTLEQGIDLLEQAIKHVVQVYSPSLSSQHKTKSKSKAKVQGVVS